The following proteins are encoded in a genomic region of Cyclonatronum proteinivorum:
- a CDS encoding DoxX family protein — MEILSIAAKIIVAAGIYNVWLLRFGKPTPYRGGDAKNMEEEFAAYGLPAWMMKAVGFLKIALATLLLIGFMEPGLVLPSAAGIALLMVGALMMHVKIGDPPMRSLPALIMLGLSLLIVFMN; from the coding sequence ATGGAAATCCTATCGATTGCAGCAAAAATTATCGTGGCCGCCGGCATCTACAATGTGTGGCTGCTGCGCTTTGGCAAGCCGACGCCCTACCGGGGCGGCGATGCTAAAAATATGGAAGAGGAGTTCGCCGCTTACGGCTTGCCCGCCTGGATGATGAAGGCGGTTGGCTTTCTGAAGATTGCGCTGGCAACCCTGCTGCTGATCGGCTTCATGGAGCCGGGGCTGGTGCTGCCCTCCGCAGCGGGTATTGCCCTGCTTATGGTCGGCGCGCTGATGATGCACGTAAAAATCGGCGATCCGCCCATGCGCTCCCTTCCCGCGCTCATCATGCTGGGGCTTAGCCTATTGATTGTGTTTATGAACTGA
- a CDS encoding sensor histidine kinase — MDLQEIREIGKQLLRIIPLVTLISAGIMSLVFGLLFGTMPYLRILVGSFVYTTVFSAVMVTAFRQLDARRPPVNARNIATHLVILSPLSLLCYGLASWLITTIYGEEMHGAGSDQIISFLLTMMITVAVLGVFYVQLFLQREKEARQQMVKAELAALKAQINPHFLFNSLNSIAALSRIDAAKSEQVTEDLADLFRYSLRASGRETVSLREELAACELYLAIERARFGERLQVRHEIEEEILTTSVPALILQPLVENAVKHGLQQTPGDFTLLIEVKNAPEGILISVTDSGPGMDPAEEAAYLRKGTGLSNVQNRLRLQFGNKSKIKVMHNGICLILPVS; from the coding sequence ATGGATCTGCAGGAAATCCGGGAAATTGGCAAACAGCTGCTCAGAATCATCCCGCTGGTAACCCTTATCAGTGCAGGAATTATGTCACTGGTTTTCGGGCTGCTTTTTGGCACTATGCCGTACTTGCGGATTCTTGTGGGTTCTTTTGTTTACACAACTGTATTCTCTGCGGTGATGGTGACAGCTTTCCGTCAGCTTGATGCACGGCGGCCACCCGTAAATGCCCGCAATATTGCTACACATCTCGTTATCCTGAGCCCGCTTTCGCTGCTGTGCTACGGGCTTGCCTCCTGGCTGATCACCACCATTTATGGGGAAGAAATGCACGGCGCAGGCTCTGATCAGATTATCTCTTTTTTGTTAACCATGATGATTACCGTAGCCGTACTCGGCGTTTTTTACGTGCAGCTTTTCCTGCAGCGGGAAAAAGAAGCCCGGCAGCAAATGGTAAAAGCGGAGCTTGCGGCTCTCAAAGCCCAAATCAACCCGCATTTTTTGTTCAACTCACTAAATTCCATTGCCGCGCTTAGCCGGATTGATGCCGCAAAATCGGAGCAGGTGACCGAAGACCTCGCTGACCTGTTCCGCTACAGTCTGCGTGCATCGGGCCGGGAAACCGTCTCTTTGCGTGAAGAGCTTGCGGCCTGTGAACTTTATCTTGCGATTGAGCGGGCCCGGTTCGGAGAGCGGTTGCAGGTTCGACACGAAATCGAAGAAGAAATTCTTACTACATCGGTACCGGCGCTCATTCTGCAACCGCTGGTGGAAAACGCCGTGAAGCACGGGCTTCAGCAAACGCCGGGCGACTTCACCCTGCTCATTGAAGTCAAAAATGCCCCCGAGGGCATTCTGATTTCCGTAACGGACAGTGGCCCGGGCATGGATCCTGCTGAGGAAGCTGCCTACCTGCGCAAAGGCACCGGCCTGAGCAATGTGCAAAACCGGCTCCGGCTTCAGTTTGGCAACAAAAGTAAAATAAAGGTGATGCACAATGGCATCTGCCTCATTCTGCCCGTTTCCTGA
- a CDS encoding alpha/beta hydrolase: MMITSPALFVSFSLLLVLTACVPSGDQNEQDPDISGFSATEIAAQDDPTIPVPFTGQIVRFSLTSEFVDARLMDVWLPDSYDGQNPHRVLYMHDGQMLFDATHTWNNQEWQVDEVSGSLIAEGQVAPFIVVGIWNNGDYRHAEYFPEGAVAYLPESAKAELEARHQGVPRADGYLRFLTNELKPFIDQRFTVKPEREATFIAGSSMGGLISMYALMQYPDIFGGAAALSTHWIGLSEQNEAFPEAFRSYISGRLHLLTNHALYFDFGTVGLDALYIPHQAAVDSLLGAKAPEGLRHVSRRFEGAGHNETDWAARLHEPLLFLMRDDHSP, encoded by the coding sequence ATGATGATTACATCGCCCGCCCTTTTCGTTTCTTTCAGCCTGCTGCTGGTTTTGACAGCATGCGTTCCTTCCGGTGATCAAAACGAACAAGATCCGGATATATCCGGGTTCTCAGCCACAGAAATTGCGGCGCAGGATGATCCGACAATCCCCGTGCCTTTCACCGGTCAGATCGTTCGCTTCAGCCTAACTTCCGAATTTGTCGATGCCCGTCTTATGGATGTCTGGCTGCCCGATTCGTACGACGGTCAGAACCCGCACCGGGTGCTGTACATGCACGACGGGCAGATGCTGTTCGATGCCACCCACACCTGGAACAATCAGGAGTGGCAGGTGGATGAGGTCAGCGGGAGCTTAATCGCGGAAGGGCAAGTTGCACCTTTCATTGTGGTGGGCATTTGGAACAATGGCGACTACCGCCATGCCGAATATTTTCCCGAGGGTGCAGTTGCGTACCTGCCGGAATCCGCAAAGGCAGAACTGGAAGCGCGTCATCAGGGCGTGCCCCGCGCGGATGGCTATCTGCGCTTTCTGACGAATGAACTCAAGCCGTTTATCGATCAGCGATTCACGGTTAAGCCTGAGCGGGAAGCGACGTTTATTGCCGGATCAAGCATGGGCGGCCTGATTTCGATGTACGCGCTGATGCAGTATCCTGATATTTTTGGCGGAGCCGCCGCGCTCTCCACCCATTGGATCGGGCTTTCAGAACAAAACGAGGCCTTCCCAGAAGCCTTCCGCAGCTACATTTCAGGCCGCCTGCACCTGCTTACCAACCACGCCCTGTACTTCGATTTCGGCACGGTAGGCCTGGATGCGCTTTACATCCCCCATCAGGCCGCCGTAGATTCCCTGCTTGGTGCCAAAGCTCCGGAAGGCCTGCGTCACGTGAGCCGGCGGTTTGAAGGCGCCGGGCATAATGAAACGGACTGGGCCGCCCGGCTTCACGAGCCGCTGCTGTTTCTCATGCGGGATGACCATTCACCCTGA
- a CDS encoding agmatine deiminase family protein, translated as MAACLGLNPVLAQTFDETSLPKALTEEELTRLHEIGLHFTPTEPPTGTVRNIAEFERNEGALVRWPLWIPVDLVVAMSEHVTVTTLVSSTFQRNQATTAYQNAGANMENITFLTAPTNSVWTRDYGPFYIADENHQVSIVDFIYNRPRPLDDQIPLALANQLEIPHYGMPVVHTGGNYMTDGWNTSASTDLIWEENSFNEELVLQNMFEYLNTETYHVTIDPQQSAIAHIDTWAKFLDVDKILIARVPEGTPYYDDHELVADYFANAVSSWGTPYQVYRIDTPDLSPNAPWNYQPHPYTNSLILNERVYVPLMGTVHDQAAIEAYQAALPGYEILGFLNPGNTGWNSSDALHCRVKEIPDRGMLYMRHLPVTGTQAWQPVFELEVDLIPYSGAALIEESLLLHYRLDEGPWQQSALTLVSGHTWVGQFSPGSAQTVHYYFAAADESGRAETWPLIGEPGARSFQVDTDLLSFGFSEGWHLAGLPADLSVPGFGFSDIFGDAAPHPPLVFSGETEGYLPTETPAPGLGFWMELTQPVDALLGGSFLNEVTLELSEGWNLISGPLGVVGFDGAQQSAPQLVTGTLYRHGAALQRDTEIAPGRGYWLYAAEAGPVTLNPGDDGGRDSAPASEMLEQFTRLQFTAGDDLAALPLFFEGALGDEDAALHPATWLFPPAAPVGAPVLDARLAGDRWLAEADTVHISLRQPLDAEGAAIPVTLSLSASEQTEDAFYEILLFSDGELFSGDAGFNPFSVELPAAADSVIVFRSGPLSAPAQQERPAGISLAQNYPNPFNPATVIGFELPEAAGVRLEVYSLTGQRVATLAEGMHAAGKHTVSFNAGALASGIYLYRLTSGTQTLTRRMTLVK; from the coding sequence ATGGCCGCTTGCTTAGGCCTGAACCCCGTGCTTGCCCAGACATTTGATGAAACCTCCCTCCCTAAAGCACTGACGGAAGAAGAACTTACCCGCCTCCACGAAATCGGCCTCCATTTTACGCCAACGGAACCTCCGACCGGCACCGTACGCAACATCGCCGAGTTCGAGCGCAACGAAGGCGCCCTCGTCCGCTGGCCGCTCTGGATCCCGGTTGATCTTGTTGTTGCCATGAGCGAGCATGTAACCGTTACGACTCTCGTGAGCAGCACCTTTCAGCGGAATCAGGCAACCACGGCCTATCAGAATGCCGGTGCAAATATGGAAAACATCACCTTCCTCACCGCCCCGACCAACTCGGTCTGGACACGCGACTACGGACCTTTCTACATTGCCGACGAAAACCATCAGGTCAGCATTGTGGATTTCATCTACAACCGTCCGCGCCCGCTTGATGATCAGATTCCCCTGGCGCTGGCCAATCAGCTTGAGATCCCGCACTATGGCATGCCCGTCGTACACACCGGCGGCAACTACATGACCGACGGCTGGAACACCTCGGCATCCACCGATCTGATTTGGGAAGAAAACAGCTTCAATGAAGAGCTGGTGCTGCAAAACATGTTCGAGTATCTGAACACCGAAACCTATCACGTCACCATTGATCCGCAGCAGTCTGCCATCGCGCACATTGATACCTGGGCCAAGTTCCTGGACGTCGATAAAATCCTGATTGCGCGGGTTCCGGAAGGTACACCTTATTACGACGATCACGAGCTGGTAGCCGATTACTTCGCCAACGCGGTCAGCAGCTGGGGCACGCCCTATCAGGTGTATCGGATTGACACGCCCGACCTCAGCCCGAATGCCCCCTGGAATTATCAGCCGCATCCCTACACGAATTCGCTTATTCTGAACGAGCGCGTGTATGTGCCGCTAATGGGCACCGTGCACGATCAGGCCGCCATTGAGGCCTATCAGGCGGCGCTGCCCGGCTACGAGATTCTGGGTTTCCTGAATCCGGGCAATACCGGCTGGAACTCCTCCGACGCCCTGCACTGCCGGGTGAAGGAAATCCCCGACCGCGGCATGCTCTACATGCGGCACCTGCCCGTGACCGGCACGCAGGCCTGGCAGCCGGTTTTTGAGCTGGAAGTTGACCTCATCCCTTACAGCGGCGCGGCCCTGATTGAAGAATCGCTCTTGCTGCACTACCGCCTCGATGAAGGCCCGTGGCAGCAAAGCGCGCTCACGCTGGTGTCCGGACACACCTGGGTTGGGCAGTTTTCCCCCGGTTCTGCCCAAACCGTGCACTACTATTTTGCGGCTGCCGACGAAAGCGGTCGCGCTGAAACCTGGCCGCTCATCGGCGAGCCCGGCGCCCGCAGCTTTCAGGTCGATACCGATTTGCTCAGTTTTGGATTTAGCGAAGGATGGCACCTTGCCGGTTTACCCGCTGACCTGAGCGTGCCCGGTTTTGGCTTCAGCGATATTTTCGGGGACGCCGCCCCACATCCACCGCTTGTTTTTTCGGGTGAAACGGAAGGCTACCTGCCGACTGAAACCCCTGCTCCGGGTCTGGGCTTCTGGATGGAACTAACGCAGCCGGTTGATGCCCTGCTCGGCGGAAGCTTCCTGAACGAGGTCACGCTCGAGCTTTCCGAAGGCTGGAACCTGATTTCGGGTCCGCTGGGCGTGGTCGGCTTTGATGGTGCGCAGCAGTCTGCACCTCAGCTGGTCACCGGCACGCTCTACCGGCACGGCGCTGCACTGCAGCGCGATACCGAGATCGCCCCGGGTCGCGGGTACTGGCTCTACGCGGCAGAAGCCGGTCCGGTAACCCTGAACCCCGGCGACGATGGGGGTCGGGACAGTGCGCCGGCGTCTGAGATGCTGGAGCAGTTCACCCGGCTTCAGTTTACGGCCGGGGACGATCTTGCCGCACTGCCGCTGTTCTTCGAAGGTGCTTTGGGGGATGAAGATGCCGCCCTGCACCCGGCAACCTGGCTGTTTCCACCCGCTGCTCCTGTGGGGGCGCCCGTACTCGATGCACGCCTCGCCGGTGACCGCTGGCTTGCTGAGGCTGATACGGTGCACATCAGCCTGCGTCAGCCGCTTGATGCGGAGGGCGCTGCGATACCGGTCACGCTCAGCCTCAGCGCATCCGAACAAACAGAAGATGCCTTCTATGAAATTTTGCTGTTTAGCGATGGAGAGCTGTTTTCAGGAGATGCGGGATTCAACCCTTTCAGTGTTGAGCTCCCGGCTGCCGCTGACTCGGTCATTGTTTTCCGTTCCGGTCCGCTGAGTGCCCCCGCACAGCAGGAGCGCCCGGCGGGAATCAGCCTTGCCCAGAACTATCCGAACCCGTTCAACCCTGCAACGGTCATCGGTTTTGAGCTGCCGGAGGCCGCGGGAGTCCGGCTCGAAGTGTACAGCCTTACGGGGCAGCGGGTAGCGACCCTCGCCGAGGGGATGCACGCAGCCGGAAAGCACACCGTGAGCTTCAATGCCGGTGCCCTGGCAAGCGGCATTTACCTGTACCGCCTCACAAGCGGCACCCAAACCCTCACACGCCGCATGACGCTGGTGAAATAG
- a CDS encoding type II toxin-antitoxin system VapC family toxin — protein sequence MKSTIYIETSFISYLTSRASRDLVTAARQQLTQEWWEKYRKNYSLYISQAVLAEAGSGDSIAAKRRLHLLNRIPTLVISDEARIFAEFLVKETPFPPQATVDALHIAVASVHKVDFIITWNFRHIANASIRSKLEVLAQSKKLSLPTICTPEELRF from the coding sequence ATGAAAAGTACCATTTACATTGAAACGTCATTTATAAGTTACCTGACGAGCAGAGCTTCAAGAGATTTGGTAACAGCTGCACGACAACAACTTACACAGGAATGGTGGGAAAAGTATCGAAAAAATTATAGCCTGTATATTTCGCAGGCAGTTCTTGCTGAAGCGGGTAGTGGTGACTCGATAGCTGCAAAAAGGCGCCTCCATCTTTTAAACAGAATTCCAACTTTAGTTATTTCTGATGAAGCTCGCATATTCGCTGAATTTCTTGTTAAAGAAACTCCATTCCCCCCGCAAGCAACAGTCGATGCATTGCACATTGCAGTTGCAAGCGTTCATAAAGTTGACTTTATTATAACTTGGAACTTCAGGCATATCGCTAATGCTTCAATCCGCTCAAAACTTGAAGTCCTTGCCCAAAGCAAAAAATTATCCCTCCCTACAATTTGTACACCTGAAGAATTAAGATTTTGA
- a CDS encoding LytR/AlgR family response regulator transcription factor — MRVFLVDDEDLARSRLRTLLEASDLPVEIAGESGNPAEAVSLIRDSRPDLLFLDIQMPQLDGFDVIDLLGDACPQVIFVTAYDQFAIKAFEVHALDYLTKPVRLERLVKALQRAQKLSDSENPASGLQSLRESRKAMPLKRISAHTARGVKVLGFTEILYFETEEKIVVAVSGHGRLRVDFTLDELEERLPGQDFLRIHRSSLVNANAISSLEPWFNGNWQATLTNGEKLTVARRRVTALKQRIGFG, encoded by the coding sequence ATGCGTGTTTTTTTGGTGGATGATGAAGACCTCGCCCGTTCCCGGCTGCGAACCCTTTTGGAAGCATCAGACCTGCCCGTAGAGATTGCGGGGGAATCCGGCAACCCGGCTGAAGCCGTGAGCCTCATCCGCGACAGCCGCCCCGATCTGCTTTTTCTCGACATCCAAATGCCGCAGCTCGACGGCTTCGATGTCATTGATCTGCTTGGGGATGCCTGCCCGCAGGTGATCTTCGTGACCGCCTACGACCAGTTTGCTATCAAGGCATTCGAAGTACATGCCCTCGACTACCTTACTAAGCCGGTCCGGCTGGAACGACTGGTTAAAGCCCTGCAGCGGGCACAAAAGCTGTCTGATAGCGAAAATCCCGCATCCGGTTTGCAGTCGCTGCGCGAATCCCGTAAGGCCATGCCGCTCAAGCGCATCAGCGCTCACACAGCCCGCGGGGTAAAGGTGTTGGGCTTCACCGAAATCCTGTATTTTGAGACCGAAGAGAAAATCGTCGTCGCCGTAAGTGGGCACGGGCGTTTACGGGTTGATTTCACCCTTGACGAGCTGGAAGAGCGTCTGCCTGGTCAGGACTTTTTACGCATACACCGCTCCTCGCTGGTCAATGCCAACGCCATAAGCAGCCTGGAACCCTGGTTTAACGGCAACTGGCAGGCAACGCTCACCAACGGCGAAAAGCTCACGGTTGCCCGGCGCCGGGTTACCGCTTTAAAACAGCGCATCGGTTTTGGCTAA
- a CDS encoding DMT family transporter, with protein sequence MNRTLLTELSLLAVALIWALNFSVVKFSLVEIDPMSFNAFRFLLATLFMYFVLLRSGQKLVIHKGDWLKIIGLGLLGNLVYQSLFIVGINFTFAANAAVMLGTIPVWIAVVGRVFFGQELNWFTIAGVGAAFFGIFLIMEGSETGITLSSENIVGDLIILAAAFVFGLYTLFTKRMLGRYTPIQFTMLMMLTGGVALILAGLPWIVRLDFASVSAAAWGGTLYSGLLSIGMAYIIWNYGVSQVGPVRTATFQNLVPVLGLVFGVVLLKEPLLLWQYVGAAFIIAGIVLARTKPKPKIKTA encoded by the coding sequence TTGAACCGAACCCTGCTTACTGAGCTTTCCCTGCTGGCGGTTGCCCTTATCTGGGCGCTGAATTTTTCCGTTGTGAAGTTTTCGCTGGTGGAAATTGACCCGATGAGCTTCAATGCTTTTCGGTTTTTGCTGGCTACCCTGTTTATGTACTTTGTGCTGCTGCGGAGCGGTCAGAAGCTGGTGATTCACAAGGGTGACTGGCTCAAAATAATCGGCCTTGGCTTGCTGGGCAACCTGGTATATCAGTCGCTGTTTATTGTGGGCATTAACTTCACCTTTGCTGCCAATGCTGCCGTGATGCTGGGCACCATACCGGTATGGATTGCGGTGGTGGGCCGGGTCTTTTTCGGGCAGGAGCTAAACTGGTTCACGATTGCAGGCGTTGGTGCGGCATTTTTCGGGATTTTCCTGATCATGGAAGGGAGCGAAACGGGTATCACGCTGAGCTCCGAAAATATTGTCGGGGATCTCATTATTCTGGCTGCTGCTTTTGTGTTTGGCCTCTACACCCTGTTTACCAAACGCATGCTGGGCCGCTACACGCCCATTCAGTTCACCATGCTGATGATGCTCACCGGCGGCGTCGCTCTCATCCTTGCCGGACTCCCGTGGATCGTGCGTCTGGATTTCGCCTCCGTGAGCGCCGCGGCCTGGGGCGGCACGCTCTACAGCGGCCTGCTCTCCATTGGCATGGCCTACATTATCTGGAATTACGGCGTCAGTCAGGTAGGTCCGGTGCGCACTGCGACTTTCCAAAACCTTGTACCTGTGCTTGGGCTGGTTTTCGGCGTGGTACTTCTCAAGGAGCCCCTGCTGCTGTGGCAGTATGTGGGGGCAGCTTTCATTATCGCAGGCATTGTGCTGGCACGGACAAAACCAAAGCCCAAAATTAAAACAGCCTGA
- a CDS encoding TonB-dependent receptor: protein MHFTFDTYTFFLRHLLINKRLNCLWLLLCFLGMMMSLPYPAQGINSAKLPYATAPFSDDDRQPGLIRGVITDQQTGETLIGVNILLEGTTTGTSSAADGSYRLEALPPGIYALRFSYVGYETFVRTDVIVRPGRATQLDISLQESAFDAEAITVQAGYFQRRNDQPVSSVSFNPEEIRRAPGGGQEVLRIVALLPSVASVGDTRQDILVRGGSVLENTYIVDNIPMPGIQHFRQQGGQSNGPIGIINTDLVADLSFQGGAFGASYGEALSSVTNITYREGSRNGLEGDVNFNMAGAGGTLEHGLAEGRGSLLLSARRSYLDLIADAINAGGAPRYSDAQLKAVYDLNDANRLSLINIYGSSQFRSRAGDAIDAGLDEIASVRNWQNTLGANLRTLWGTGFFTNTSLSWSVTGDETRTFRLREAEAGDLFLEDPEFALNAEAQLFALRSVSYRQLGRRAGIEFGTDVRHERTQFDYTLAQGFDRAGNVVPAFRRDTAVNGTLAAGFATLQLRPLSRLSVNAGLRADYTSYNSRTDWSPRASLRYALSSRWSASAGWGLYHQANPRFLLSQSGTNRTLANPRAMHWVAGLAYQITPETLITLEGYYKGYSRMPQLPGTTQNSDPGFVFDRAGSWLPELVSEGKGYARGVELLLQKKMADGFYGAVSASFFRTRYQDYRGNWQDRDFDIRYLFSVNGGWRPNNNYELSVRWSLQGGGPRTPFDETASATLGSGVLDMSRFNELRRPAFHALYVRADRRYFFRSTNLVTFIEIWNAYNRSNPDSYAWSSITNQETRINQFSILPVGGVSFEF from the coding sequence ATGCATTTCACTTTTGATACCTACACTTTCTTTCTGCGTCACCTGCTCATAAACAAACGGCTAAACTGTCTCTGGCTATTGCTCTGTTTTTTGGGGATGATGATGTCCTTGCCTTATCCCGCACAGGGAATTAATTCGGCTAAACTGCCCTATGCTACAGCGCCCTTTTCAGATGATGACCGGCAGCCGGGCCTGATTCGGGGCGTCATAACCGATCAGCAAACCGGCGAAACCCTGATTGGGGTAAATATTCTGCTGGAAGGTACCACAACGGGAACAAGCTCAGCGGCGGATGGCAGCTACCGGCTCGAAGCCTTGCCGCCCGGGATTTACGCCCTGCGGTTTTCGTATGTGGGCTATGAGACATTTGTCCGTACGGATGTCATAGTGCGGCCTGGCCGGGCAACGCAGCTCGATATAAGCTTACAGGAATCGGCTTTTGATGCCGAGGCCATTACCGTACAGGCGGGTTATTTTCAGCGGCGGAATGATCAGCCGGTGAGCTCAGTGAGCTTTAATCCCGAAGAAATCCGGCGGGCGCCCGGCGGCGGGCAGGAAGTGCTGCGGATTGTCGCCCTGCTGCCTTCGGTAGCTTCTGTAGGGGATACAAGGCAGGACATTCTCGTGCGCGGCGGCAGTGTACTGGAGAATACCTACATCGTGGATAACATCCCCATGCCGGGCATTCAGCACTTCCGGCAACAGGGCGGTCAAAGCAACGGCCCGATCGGAATCATCAATACGGATCTTGTTGCAGATCTCTCATTTCAGGGAGGAGCCTTTGGCGCGTCGTATGGTGAAGCGCTGAGCTCGGTTACGAACATTACTTACCGGGAAGGCAGCCGTAACGGGCTTGAAGGGGATGTCAACTTTAACATGGCAGGGGCAGGCGGCACCCTTGAGCATGGACTCGCTGAAGGCCGTGGCAGCCTGCTGCTTTCAGCACGGCGCAGCTATCTTGATCTGATTGCAGATGCCATCAACGCAGGCGGTGCCCCACGTTACAGCGATGCGCAGCTCAAAGCCGTGTATGATCTGAACGACGCCAACCGCCTGAGTCTGATTAATATTTACGGAAGCAGTCAGTTCAGGTCGCGGGCCGGCGATGCGATTGATGCCGGTTTGGATGAGATTGCCAGCGTACGCAACTGGCAAAATACGCTTGGGGCAAATCTCCGAACCCTTTGGGGCACGGGATTCTTCACCAATACATCCCTTTCATGGTCCGTCACCGGGGATGAAACACGGACATTCCGGCTTCGGGAAGCTGAAGCAGGTGATCTTTTTCTGGAAGACCCTGAGTTCGCGCTGAATGCGGAAGCACAGCTTTTTGCCCTGCGTTCAGTGAGCTACAGGCAGCTTGGACGCCGTGCAGGGATTGAGTTCGGCACCGATGTACGCCACGAAAGAACCCAATTCGACTACACACTCGCACAGGGTTTCGACCGTGCAGGCAATGTGGTTCCGGCCTTTAGGCGCGATACAGCGGTTAATGGTACGTTAGCTGCGGGTTTCGCGACCCTGCAGCTGCGTCCCCTGTCCCGACTCAGCGTCAATGCCGGTCTTAGGGCCGACTATACCAGCTACAACAGCCGCACGGACTGGTCACCGCGGGCCTCTCTGCGCTATGCACTCAGCAGCCGATGGAGCGCAAGCGCTGGCTGGGGGCTTTACCATCAGGCTAATCCGCGTTTCCTGCTATCTCAAAGCGGCACAAACCGCACACTTGCCAATCCCCGCGCCATGCACTGGGTTGCAGGTCTTGCGTATCAGATCACGCCCGAAACCCTGATTACCCTGGAAGGCTATTACAAAGGGTACAGCCGCATGCCACAACTGCCCGGAACAACCCAAAACAGCGATCCTGGCTTTGTATTCGACCGCGCCGGCAGCTGGCTGCCTGAACTGGTTTCAGAAGGAAAAGGCTATGCACGCGGCGTCGAGCTGCTGCTTCAGAAAAAAATGGCCGACGGCTTCTACGGCGCCGTTTCTGCATCCTTTTTCCGCACACGCTATCAGGATTATCGCGGCAATTGGCAGGACCGGGACTTTGATATCCGCTATCTGTTTTCCGTAAACGGCGGGTGGCGTCCCAACAACAATTACGAACTAAGTGTCAGATGGAGCCTGCAGGGCGGCGGCCCCCGTACTCCTTTTGATGAAACAGCATCTGCAACGCTGGGCAGCGGTGTACTCGATATGTCGCGTTTCAATGAACTACGCAGACCCGCTTTCCACGCTCTTTACGTGCGGGCCGACCGGCGCTATTTTTTCCGTTCCACAAACCTGGTTACCTTCATTGAAATCTGGAACGCCTACAACCGCAGCAATCCGGACAGCTACGCATGGAGTAGCATCACAAATCAGGAAACACGCATCAATCAGTTCAGTATCCTGCCCGTTGGCGGGGTGAGCTTTGAGTTCTGA